The following is a genomic window from Hallerella porci.
TTCATGGAGCCAGGACCCACAGGCAGTTAATATAAAGAAAGTCCGCGGCGTCAATCGGAATCCAAGCGTTTTCCGCTGGGATGTATTCGATAAAGCACTTTCCTCGCTCCTCGCTGCGGTAAAAGACAAGCCCCTCGTCAAGACGATTTTTGATCCACTGTTTCTTTGCAAGGCTCTGCTTTCTGGATATGGCACAGCAAACGGGCTCTTCGTCCATGTTATCTTTAGTGAGTTGGATATAGTTCATCCGTCACCCTTCTTCGTTGTCAGAATTAACGAAAATAGATAAAATTTCATCAATCAATAGAAACTCCGTTCTCATTTTTTCGGATGGAGAATTCAAATCATAATGAACAATTGAGTATTAGGCGCACCGGCTCTGTCGGGCCAGGCCGTACTTTTGGGTCGAAACTGCGAAAAAGCTGCGAAAATGACCCTTTGGCTCTGTTAGGCCAGGCCGTATAGCTGCGAACATGCTGCGGTTTTGACCTCGGCTCTGTCACAGCAGACTGTATGGTTGCAAGAACGCTGCGGAAACCAAAATTGGTCAAAATAGCCTAAATTCTGCAATTCCGTAGTGAATAAACAGCTTCGGAGGGGCTTACGAAATAGGGAAAGTTTGCTAGCCGGGCACAAGTGTACAGTTTGACCCGACAGAGCCGGCGCACCGTAGTCGCGCCCTGATAACATTCCTAATTCTTCATTTTTTGTCTTGCAGCGCTGCGGCAAGGCATTTAACACGTCAAATTCGTCCATGCAACGCTGCGGGAAGCCATCTAACATGTCAAATTCGTCCATGCAGCGTTGCGGGAAGGCATTTAACACGTCAAATTCGTTCATGCAGCGCTGCGGGAAGACTTTTTAAATGAGGAATGTAGATGATGGCGCCCCGGGTTTTGAGAACTTAGAGTGGAGAACTTTGATCTTAGAAATTCTAAGCTCTAAGCTCTAAGCTCTAAGCTCTAAGTTCTAAGATCTTTTGTCGCCCAAGGGCGCCGCCTCTATTTAAGCTAGTTAGGAGTGTAAAATTTGGCGCACCGTAGCCGCGCAAGGCTTTGAGAACTTTGATCTTAGAAAATTCTAAGCTCTAAGATCTTGCATTCCACTTTTTTCGCTTTTAAGTAAAATCTTCTTTACTTTAGAGAAATTTTGTCGCATTTTTCCCGCTTCGAGCGTCTATATACATTAGACTCTTTTTTTTGAGGATATGGAAGATGATTCGAAATTCATTGACGATTTGGCAGAGCGTTTTGCTCTTCGTTTTCGCGTTTTGCGGGAATATTTTTGCAGAAACTCGGGAGAGTGTATCCATCGAAGACGCATTTTGGGCGTATGACGACGGGCGAATTAGTGAATCCGAACTCGAAGAACTTTTGTTCTACATCGAAGGCGGGGATAGTCGCGGCGCTTGCGCAGAATGGGAAGCGGCTGGGGGAGATCCGTGCGCACGGAGATTGTCCGAAAAATTAGAGGAATGGAAATTTCGCGGCAGCGCAGGCTATGCGATTTCTCTCGATTCGACGGGAAATGTGCGCTATGAACGTTCCCGCTTGGCGTTTAGCTTTTTGCGGTATTCCGCAGAAGTGCGCTTAAAATCAGAAAATCGCGGGGCTGTCCATGTCGAACATTGGCGGATGCTTTACAAAAGTAAAAATGCGTTCACCGTCCTCGGAAACATTACCGCAGCCGATATTCGAAGCGCGATTCCTTTGCAAATGCGCACGGGAAATGTGTGGAATCTCGGCACGCAAAATTTCGAAGCAGGGACAATTCTTTTCTCCGATACGACGGCGGGAATTCACGCAGCGATTGGGCGCAAAGAAAAATTGCAACTTCTAATGGCGGGAATTGCGTCGCCCGAAGGATTCCGCGATGGATTTTTCCGTTTGCGAACAGAATTTGCCGAAACGCAAATCGCTTATTCCGAATCGTATCAAAAGCCGCTCCTTTACGTCGCAGGAAATTCACCGAGGAATTCTTGGCTGCGGTTGCGCTTTCGCGCGTATTTTCACGAGAATAAAAATCTCGATGGCATTTTTAGGGTGCCGAAAATGGTGGAGAAAAATCGGGCATTTGGAAATGCGACGGTGCAGACGAATTTTCAAACTTGGAATTTTCGTTTCGTGGGGAGTTTTGCGGTTCCTCTCGATTCGGGAAATTCAAGGGTCTCGGCAGAGGCGTCCATTTCGCGGACAAAAAAACGCGCAAAATTAGAATCGGGAACAAAGGTCGTTTCGGCGGGCGATTCGCTTGCGATGACATTATTTCTGCGGAGCGGAATTCGTCTATTTGACGCCGAAAGTCTTTTCTGTGAATGGCGCGAAACATTGCGAAATCCGTGGACAAAAAGCCGCTACGAAATTCGCCCCGGTGCGCTCTTTTTTGTCGAAGAAAGTGTCACCGCCAAAGCGCTTCTCATTATCCGCGGCCCCGAAAAGAAACCTCTCGTTTTCCGCGAAGAAACGCAGATGAAAATCGCCAAAAGTTTTTACGCAAAAAGTCTTCTCGAATTGCGCGCGCCCCGATTGCGCAAATTGCACCTTTGGCGATTAGGTTTAGAAATGCGCGCTGACTTTTGATGAAAAAAATTGAAGAACAATTAAAGCAGAAAATTAGCAGTCAACGCTGGCTTGTGTCGTGGTCTATTTTAAAAAAGCAAAATCCTAAAGAAATTTTTATTCAACCGCAAGGAGGTTATGTGATTTCTTGCCGACGTTTATTGCAGGGATATAAAAATAATACAGAGTGGAAAAAATTGGAAAAAGAAATCGCAATCGCATTAAAGCTTGCGCGAGCAGGGCATGCAGTTGGAATGCTAACAGAATTTAGCAATCGTCAAACAAAAAATCCTGACGCTGTTGTAGATGGAATTTTGTGCGATTTTAAAGAATGTAATTTTAAGAAAATTTGTGAACATTTCAAAAAAGCGATGCAACAAGCTGATAGTGTTGCAATTCATCTTATAAAAGAGGAGCCTCTTTCTAGAATTTTTGGCAAATTAAAACCGACAGCAAAATTGCATTATAAGAAAAATTTTTTGGTCTATATCATCACAGAAAATGCTGTAAAAATGAAATCCATTGAAGAAATCATAAAATAAAAGTCCCAAAAAATTTGGGACTCTTCACATTTTTTACAGTGAGAAAAATGCGAAAACTTTGGTTACCCTCAGTGTTGACTCAAGGTCAACTCTACCTCGGATATTACAAATCTATAAATTTTCTTTGCTTGATGCAATTGCGTTTTTGATGAAAAAAACGCCCCCGAGGAAAGGAGACCTCGGAGGGCGTAAGGGGGAGTGTTTGGTAATCTCAATGTATTTAATTCCGAGAGGAATGGGTAGAGATTAAAAGCACTTTTTTGTTTACAGCTGTAAACAGCTACTTCTGCGATTTGCCCCAAGAATCCTTCAGACCGACGGTGCGATTGAACACCAAATGCTCGGGCTTTGAATCGCGGTTGTCCACGCAGAAATAACCTTGCCGCATAAATTGGAAGCGGTCTTCGACAGTTGCATTCGCAAGCATCGGTTCGAGCTTCGCTTGTTTAATTTGCAAGGAATCCGGATTTAAATAATCCAGCGGGTCTTCGCCTTCGGGAACGTTTCCGGTATTTTCCAAGGTGAAAAGGTTATCGTATAAACGAATTTCTGCATCGACGGCAGTCGGCGCATAAACCCAATGAATCGTGCCTTTGACCTTTCTTCCGTCGGGAGAATCGCCGCCGCGGGTCGCAGGATCATAGGTGCAGTGAATCACGGAAACATTTCCCGCGGCATCTTTTTCTACGCTCACGCATTTGACAAAGTAGGCGCCTTTTAAGCGGACTTCGCCATCGGGTTTTAAACGGAAATATTTCTTCGGCGGATTTTCCATAAAGTCATCGCGCTCGATGAAAATTTCTTTGCCAAAGGGAACTTTGCGCATGCCTGCGTTCGGATCTTCCGGATTATTTTCGACTTCGACTTCATCGATTTTTCCGTCTTCCCAGTTATCGATGACGACTTTGACCGGATCGAGAACTGCCATCGCACGCTTCGCGGTTTTGTTCAATTCTTCGCGGATGCAGAAGTAGAGCAAATTGATATCGACCATGCTATCGGCTTTGGAAATTCCGATGCGGTCGCAGAATTCGCGAATCGAAGACGGCGTGTAACCGCGGCGACGAAGACCGCAAACCGTCGGCATCCGCGGATCGTCCCAACCGTTGACGCGACCGCTCTTCACGAGTTCCAAAAGTTTACGCTTGCTCATCACGGTATAAGAAAGATTCAAGCGGGCAAATTCAATTTGTTGCGGACGCTTCGGCAAATCCAATGTTTCGAGGAACCAGTTGTAAAGCGGACGGTGCGCTTCGAATTCGAGAGTGCAAATGGAATGCGTAATGCCTTCAATCCAGTCCGAAAGCGGGTGCGCAAAATCGTACATCGGATAAATGCACCACTTGTCGCCTGTGCGGTG
Proteins encoded in this region:
- a CDS encoding glutamine--tRNA ligase/YqeY domain fusion protein; translation: MEIPESSNFIQDIIVNDLKTGKRDYVLTRFPPEPNGYIHIGHAKSICLNFGTAKKFNGKTNLRFDDTNPTKEDTEYVDSIYNDVHWLGFNWEEPVHYASDYYDQLYDFAEKLIQLGKAYVDDLSPEEMKDYRGNDAGKPSKPSPYRDRSVEENLDLFRRMKAGEFADGEKTLRAKLDLASPNMNMRDPAIYRIKHATHHRTGDKWCIYPMYDFAHPLSDWIEGITHSICTLEFEAHRPLYNWFLETLDLPKRPQQIEFARLNLSYTVMSKRKLLELVKSGRVNGWDDPRMPTVCGLRRRGYTPSSIREFCDRIGISKADSMVDINLLYFCIREELNKTAKRAMAVLDPVKVVIDNWEDGKIDEVEVENNPEDPNAGMRKVPFGKEIFIERDDFMENPPKKYFRLKPDGEVRLKGAYFVKCVSVEKDAAGNVSVIHCTYDPATRGGDSPDGRKVKGTIHWVYAPTAVDAEIRLYDNLFTLENTGNVPEGEDPLDYLNPDSLQIKQAKLEPMLANATVEDRFQFMRQGYFCVDNRDSKPEHLVFNRTVGLKDSWGKSQK